A part of Amphiprion ocellaris isolate individual 3 ecotype Okinawa chromosome 16, ASM2253959v1, whole genome shotgun sequence genomic DNA contains:
- the sfrp5 gene encoding secreted frizzled-related protein 5 has product MAHGQKSPRWALTQGSFSLALGLSLFSLLLLLLTVSAADEYDYYSWQSDNFHNGRFYTKQPQCVDIPADLRLCHNVGYKKMRLPNLLDHETMPEVKQQAGSWVPLLAKRCHADTQVFLCSLFAPVCLDRPIYPCRSLCEAVRDSCAPVMETYGFPWPEMLTCDKFPIDNDLCIPMQFTGNHATLPPVSKVCPPCDNELKADNIMEHYCASDFALKMKIKEVKKEKGDRKLIAAQKKKKVLKQGVLRKKDLKKLTLYIKNGANCPCSQLDSLGSNFLIMGRKVDQQLLLMSIHKWDKKSKELKFAIKYMKSHQCPTYHTVFQ; this is encoded by the exons ATGGCACACGGACAAAAGAGCCCCAGGTGGGCATTAACCCAGGGCTCCTTCAGCTTGGCACTGGGCCTGTCgctcttctccctcctcctcctcctcctcaccgtCTCGGCCGCAGATGAGTACGACTACTACAGCTGGCAGTCAGACAACTTCCACAATGGCCGCTTTTACACCAAGCAGCCCCAGTGTGTGGACATACCAGCTGACCTGCGCCTGTGCCACAATGTGGGCTACAAGAAGATGAGGCTGCCCAACCTCCTGGACCATGAGACCATGCCAGAAGTCAAGCAGCAGGCGGGCAGCTGGGTGCCCCTCCTGGCCAAACGGTGCCACGCTGACACGCAGGTCTTCCTGTGCTCACTGTTTGCACCGGTGTGTCTGGACAGGCCCATCTATCCCTGCCGCTCGCTGTGCGAGGCTGTCAGGGACAGCTGTGCTCCAGTGATGGAGACCTACGGCTTCCCCTGGCCTGAGATGCTGACCTGCGACAAGTTCCCCATTGATAATGACCTTTGCATCCCCATGCAGTTCACTGGGAACCATGCGACCCTGCCACCAG TGTCGAAGGTTTGCCCGCCTTGTGACAATGAGCTGAAAGCAGACAACATCATGGAGCATTACTGCGCCAGTGACTTTG ccCTAAAGATGAAAATCAAGGAAGTGAAAAAGGAGAAGGGGGACCGCAAGCTGATCGCagcacaaaagaagaagaaagtccTGAAGCAGGGCGTGCTGAGGAAGAAGGATCTGAAGAAACTGACCCTGTACATTAAGAATGGCGCCAACTGCCCGTGTTCCCAGCTGGACAGCCTGGGCTCCAACTTCCTCATCATGGGCCGCAAAGTGGACCAGCAACTGCTGCTCATGTCCATTCACAAGTGGGACAAGAAGAGCAAAGAGCTCAAGTTCGCCATCAAGTACATGAAATCCCATCAGTGTCCCACCTACCACACCGTCTTCCAGTGA